The segment GCGTCACCATTTCAAGACAGCTTGCCGCTGCTCAAATCCCGTTTTCTATTTCTGGCTTGACCCGGATAGCAGGGGTAGGGAACCTTGCCGTCAGTTTCGTTCCGGACATTTTAACAGGTACTGGTCAAGCAAATGAATACGCCACTGGGGCGCGGTCTGATCATTTTCGGCTTTGTTGCGTTTGCGGCATTGATGGCGAATTTCCTGGTGCCGTCTATTCCAACGCCCGAATATGATTTGTCGCAAGTCGACAGAAAACCGCTTGAGGTGCGTGCCTGGTTACGCCGGATCATTGTTCAGGACCTGACGTTGAAATCCGCGGATTTCGACCAGAAACTGCAAGCTGCGGAACGCTATTTCACGCCTGAGGGCTATCGTGGGTTTATTGCTTTGCTGCAGCAGACCCGCAGCATCGATTATCTGCGACAGAGCAATGTCACTGTGGCGATCGATCCGGAAGAAATACCCGAGGTGACAACCGAGGGGCCGGTGGGCGGCACTTATATCTGGATATTGGAGGGTGATAGCAACCTGACAATATCTTTTGAAACCAATGAGTTGTCCTATCCTGTTCGGCTGCAATATATCATTGCCAGAACCGAGGATGAGAATGCCTTTCTGGGATTGAAAGTGCAGTCGATGACAATCGTGAACCGGAATACGCAAACGAACTGAGAACATTGATCAGGTTCCGTATTCAATTTCTGGTATAATCCACTCTGGTAATTGGTTTTTGCAAAACCTGTGAAGGTAGGTCGCTATGGATGATCCTTTGGATGAAAAGAACAGCGATGGCCGATTTTATGTCAGCCTGATTGCGTTCATCATCGTGGTGGTTGTCGGCGTCAGTGCCATGGTGATCCATCAGCGTGGTGGCATCGGTGGTCCGCCACCGCCGAATGTCGAGGATTTGCGCCGTGATCGCCTCGCGGCACCGGGGCTGACCGATCAGCAGGTGCTGGAATATTCAACCGAGGTGTTGGCTAAGGCCGTGACCTTTGATGCCCGTGAATTTTATAACCAGCTGGCGGAGTTGCGGCCCTATTTCACCAATGACGGCTGGACGCTGTTTGAGCGTACGCTTGAGCGAATCGATGTGGTGAACATGATGCAAAGCGGTCGGTTCGTGGTGACACCGGAACTGGCGGGCGAACCGAAGCTGGTTTCAAGTGGTGTGGACGCGGCGATTTACCAATGGCGGGTTGCCGTGCCGCTGAAGATCACGTTGCAATCAGCCGATAGAAGTCTGGAGCGTGTGATGATCGCCCATGCACGGATCATCCGCCAGTCTATTGATGCCTTTCCCGAAGGAATTGCCATCGACAGTGTCAATTTTCTGCCGGAAGGTGGGGCCGGCGGTTAGGCCAGCCCCATACCTGTACCTTGCTTAGCCTGCTGCCTTCATGGCAACGGCGGTGTCGGGCATGCGGTTGGAGAAGCCCCACTCATTGTCATACCAGGACATGACCCGTACGAAGGTGCCTTCCATGACCTTGGTCTCGTTCAGCGCGAAAACTGAAGAGTGCGGGTCGTGGTTGAAGTCGATGGAAACCAGTGGCTCGTCATAGGTGCCGAGAATGCCTTTGAGCGAACCCTCGGCAGCAGCAGCCTTGATCGCCTCGTTGACTTCCTCAACCGTGGTTGAGCGCGCAGCCTGGAATTTGAAGTCGACCAGAGACACGTTCGGGGTCGGAACACGGATCGAGACACCGTCCAGCTTGCCATTCAGTTCCGGCAGCACCTTGCCGACCGCCTTGGCCGCACCGGTGGTGGTCGGGATCATGGAAACCGCCGCCGCACGGGCACGGTGCAGGTCGCTGTGCATGGTGTCGACCGTGCGCTGGTCACCGGTATAGCTGTGAATCGTGGTCATCAGACCGTGATTGATGCCAATCGCCTTGTTCAGCACATAGGCGACAGGGGCGAGGCAGTTGGTGGTGCAGGATGCGTTGGAGACGATCTTGTGATCGGCGGTCAGCTGGTCGTGGTTCACGCCATAGACAACGGTGAGGTCCTCTTCCTTGGCAGGAGCCGAGATCAGCACCTTCTTGGCACCGGCGGTCAGGTGTTTTTCAGCACCGTTGCGGTCGGTGAAGATGCCGGTACATTCCAGCGCCACATCGATGTCCATATCGGCCCAAGGCAGGTTTGCCGGGTCGCGTTCCTGAACCACGGTGATTTCCTGGCCATTGACGACCATGGCGTTGTTCTTGCCGGTAACGGTGCCGGGGAAACGACCGTGCACGCTGTCATATTTCAGCAGGTGAACATTGGTATCGACCGGTGCCAGATCGTTGATCGCGACAACTTCGATATCGTTGCGGCCGCTTTCGAAGATACCGCGCAGAACCAGACGGCCGATACGGCCAAAACCATTGATGGCGACGCGTGTCGTCATGATGAGTGCTCCCGAGTTAGTGTTGTTTGTTCGTGTTTGGTTGGGTCAGGGTTATTTGACAAGGTCGCGGACTGCCTGTGCGGCTGCTTCCGCGGTGATGCCAAAGTGTTGGTAGAGTTCCTTGTACGGACCGGATGCGCCGAAGCCGGACATGCCGATGAACTTGCCATCGGTGCCGATATAACGCTCCCAGCCGAAGCCGATCGCCGCCTCGATCGCCACACGGGCGATGTCGGTGCCGAGAACCGATTTTTTATACTCATCAGATTGTAAGTCAAACAGGTCAAGGCAAGGGGCGGAGACGACGCGGGTTGGAATACCCTCGGCATTCAGAGCCTCAGCCGCCTCAACCGCCAGATGGGTCTCAGAACCGGAAGCCATGATCAGCGCCTTCGGTGCCTCGGCAGGTTCGCGCAGGATATAGGCACCCTTGGCGACCAGGTTTTCCTCTGTGTGCTCGACACGCAGGGTCGGCAGACCCTGACGGGTCAGGGCCAGAACCGATGGTGACTTGGTGGCTTCAAGGGCGGCCTGCCAGGTCTCTGCAGTCTCGACCAGATCGCATGGGCGGAACATCAGCAGGTTTGGAATGGCACGCAGGGCAGCCAGATGCTCAACCGGCTGGTGGGTCGGGCCATCCTCGCCGAGGCCGATGCTGTCATGGGTCATGACGTGGATGACACGCTGTTCCATGAGGGCTGCGAGGCGTAGTGCCGGACGGTTGTAGTCGGAGAAGGCAAGGAAGGTGCCGGAATAGGGAATAGCGCCGCCATGCAGGGCCATACCGTTCATCGCAGCGGCCATGCCGTGCTCGCGGATACCGTAATGGATATAGCGACCGGCATAGTTGTCACGGTCGAGGATGCCACCGGTTTTGGTCTTGGTGTTA is part of the Micavibrio sp. TMED2 genome and harbors:
- a CDS encoding type I glyceraldehyde-3-phosphate dehydrogenase, producing MTTRVAINGFGRIGRLVLRGIFESGRNDIEVVAINDLAPVDTNVHLLKYDSVHGRFPGTVTGKNNAMVVNGQEITVVQERDPANLPWADMDIDVALECTGIFTDRNGAEKHLTAGAKKVLISAPAKEEDLTVVYGVNHDQLTADHKIVSNASCTTNCLAPVAYVLNKAIGINHGLMTTIHSYTGDQRTVDTMHSDLHRARAAAVSMIPTTTGAAKAVGKVLPELNGKLDGVSIRVPTPNVSLVDFKFQAARSTTVEEVNEAIKAAAAEGSLKGILGTYDEPLVSIDFNHDPHSSVFALNETKVMEGTFVRVMSWYDNEWGFSNRMPDTAVAMKAAG